The genomic segment CCGTCGTCGCGCCTGATGGCTACGGCGGCATCCTCGTCGCCTGGATGGAAGACATCAACCAGATGGGGCATACCAATCAGGGCGCGGTCTACGTGCAACGGATCGCGAGCGACGGCACGGTGATATGGGGTGCCACGGGCATCAAGCTCACGCTCGGCAACTCCGAGGGGTTCACGCCGCTCGTCACGGCGGATGGCGAGGGAGGGGCGATCGTCGCCTGGTCGGATCCGCTCACACTCGCCGGTGCGCGCATTCAGCGCGTGAATTTTCTGGGCTCGCAGGTGTGGACGACGGGCGGCGCTCCGGTCGGGCCGCAAATCGCCTTCGAATGGGCCCATGCACTCGTCCCGGACGGTGTGGGCGGCGTAACGGTTCTGTTCGTCGATTGGCGCGACGGAGAATCGGATTTCTATCTTCAGAGGTTGAATGCATCCGGTGTGGGCCAGTGGGGGACGGGCGTGCCGGTTTGCATCGGAGCGTGGTCGAAAGGTGACGGTCTGTTGATCCCGGACGGCGAGGGTGGCGTGATTGCGGCGTGGCACGACCAGCGCAGCGATCCGGATAGTGATGTCTACGCGCAACGGGTCAACTTCCTCGCTACGGCCCTGTGGACGACCAGCGGTGTGCAGATGACCACGTTGCCGGGCAGCGAATCAGCCTTCACCATGACAGGCGACGGTGCCTCCGGCTTGATTGGCGCGTGGAGCTACAACCTGGATATCTTTGCGCAGCGCCTGGACTTCGGCGGTACGAAACAGTGGGGCGCGACCGGTCTGTCCGTTGCCGTGATCCCGACATCCAATCAGTTCGCACCGACGGTTGCGACGGATGACAACGGTGGCGCGTTCATCTTCTGGAAGGACACCCGCTCTGGAAACGGGACCCAGATCTATGGCGAGCGGTTGGATGGAAGCGGCGCGGCGTACTGGATTCCCGGCGGCATTCCGCTTTCCGGAACGCCCGGTTCGATCAGCGGAGGCTATATTCACGCCGTCCGCGATGGAAACGGCGGCGCGATTGTCGCGTTCGGGAAATCTCCTGTCGGCGACTACGAGGCGCGCGCGATGCGTGTGGATGACCTCGGGTCGGTTCTATGGAACGAGTCT from the Candidatus Krumholzibacteriia bacterium genome contains:
- a CDS encoding T9SS type A sorting domain-containing protein, which gives rise to MTRASRTIAACTAMALLAAAQPSFAAWALDGVRVANNTLIASLPVVAPDGYGGILVAWMEDINQMGHTNQGAVYVQRIASDGTVIWGATGIKLTLGNSEGFTPLVTADGEGGAIVAWSDPLTLAGARIQRVNFLGSQVWTTGGAPVGPQIAFEWAHALVPDGVGGVTVLFVDWRDGESDFYLQRLNASGVGQWGTGVPVCIGAWSKGDGLLIPDGEGGVIAAWHDQRSDPDSDVYAQRVNFLATALWTTSGVQMTTLPGSESAFTMTGDGASGLIGAWSYNLDIFAQRLDFGGTKQWGATGLSVAVIPTSNQFAPTVATDDNGGAFIFWKDTRSGNGTQIYGERLDGSGAAYWIPGGIPLSGTPGSISGGYIHAVRDGNGGAIVAFGKSPVGDYEARAMRVDDLGSVLWNESALSATYHISVPEIVGSATGEAILAWQDNRGAPNDQNYAMKVPFIASGVDDHAPSIGAVRILSVNPNPFNGSAQVQLDVERGGPLALEIFDVAGRRVWSGRDAVGGPGGASIRIRAHDDSGAALASGVYFLRVTSHGVTATHRLVVLR